The following are encoded together in the Vibrio splendidus genome:
- the trpD gene encoding anthranilate phosphoribosyltransferase: MEQINKLYEQQSLTQEESQQLFDVIIKGELDPILMASALTALKIKGETPDEIAGAAKALLANANPFPRPDYDFADIVGTGGDGHDTINISTTSAFVAAACGLKIAKHGNRSVSSKSGSSDLLDSFGINLAMTAEDTRTAVDELGVAFLFAPQYHVGVRHAMPVRQTMKTRTIFNILGPLINPARPNIELMGVYSKELVRPIAETMLQMGMKRAAVVHGSGLDEVAIHGETIVAEIKDGKIHEYTVTPADFGLNTHPLEAIKGGEPEENKAITTDILTGKGTEAQVGAVAVNVALLMRLFGHEDLKANAQQAIDAMNSGKAYELVQKLAAHA, from the coding sequence ATGGAACAGATTAATAAACTTTACGAACAACAGTCTCTTACTCAAGAAGAAAGCCAACAACTGTTTGATGTGATCATCAAGGGCGAACTAGACCCAATCTTGATGGCTTCTGCGCTTACTGCACTGAAAATCAAAGGCGAAACGCCAGATGAAATTGCTGGCGCGGCGAAAGCACTGCTTGCCAATGCAAACCCGTTCCCACGTCCTGATTACGATTTTGCAGACATCGTAGGTACCGGTGGTGACGGTCATGACACCATCAACATTTCTACAACTTCTGCATTTGTAGCAGCAGCGTGTGGTTTAAAAATAGCTAAGCACGGCAACCGCAGCGTATCGAGCAAATCAGGCTCTTCTGACCTACTAGACTCGTTCGGCATTAACCTAGCGATGACAGCAGAAGACACTCGTACTGCAGTCGACGAGCTTGGCGTAGCATTCCTATTTGCTCCGCAATATCACGTCGGTGTACGTCACGCGATGCCTGTTCGTCAGACGATGAAAACGCGCACTATCTTCAACATCCTTGGTCCACTGATTAACCCTGCTCGCCCTAATATCGAGTTAATGGGTGTTTACAGCAAAGAGCTCGTCCGCCCTATCGCGGAAACCATGCTGCAAATGGGTATGAAGCGTGCTGCCGTTGTGCATGGTAGTGGCCTTGATGAAGTGGCTATTCATGGCGAGACAATCGTTGCTGAAATTAAAGATGGCAAGATTCACGAATACACAGTGACACCGGCTGACTTTGGCCTGAACACTCACCCTCTTGAAGCAATCAAGGGCGGCGAGCCAGAAGAAAACAAAGCCATCACAACAGATATCCTAACGGGTAAAGGCACTGAAGCCCAAGTTGGCGCAGTGGCCGTCAACGTTGCTCTATTGATGCGTCTATTTGGTCACGAAGATCTAAAAGCCAACGCACAGCAAGCGATTGACGCGATGAACTCTGGCAAAGCGTACGAGCTTGTACAAAAGCTTGCTGCACATGCCTAA